AGCGACCTCGCCCGCGCCTTCGGCGAGGCCAATCGCATGGGCATCTCCACTCCGTTCAGCGCCGGCGTCGAGCAGGATCTGAAGGACAACAGCCAATATGGCGTCTATCTCGGCCAGGGCGGCCTCGGCCTGCCCGACCGCGATTACTATCTCGACGACACCAACCCGAAGTTCGTCGAGACCCGGGCCAAATATCAGACGCACGTCGCGACCATGTTCCGCCTCGCCGGCATTCCCGACGGCGAAGGCAAGGCGAAGCGGATCTACGATCTCGAGAAGAAGATCGCCCAGACTCACTGGACCCGCGCCGAATCGCGCCAGATCGACAAGCTCTACAATCCGGTGCCGACCAATGGGCTCGGCGAGCGCATGCCCGGCTTCGATTGGGCGGCCTACCTCAAGGCGGCGAGCCTCGATCGCCTGCCGCAGGTGATCGCGACCCAGCCGAGCGCCCTCACCGGCGAGGCGAAGCTGGTCGCGAGCGAGCCGCTGCAGACCTGGAAGGACTATCTGACCTTCCGCACCCTGTCCGCCGCCGCCGGGATGTTGCCCAAGGCGATTTCCGACGAGAATTTCGCCTTCTACGGCACCACCCTGTCGGGCACGCCCAAGCAGAAGGATCGCTGGAAGCGCGGCGCCGACGTCGTCAACGGCGCGATGGGCGAGGCGGTGGGTGAGCTCTACGTCGCCAAATATTTCACGCCGGCCGCCAAGGCCAAGGCCGACGAGCTCGTCCGCAACCTGATCCGGGCGATGGATGCCCGCCTGGAGAAGCTGGAGTGGATGGCACCGGAAACCCGGGCCAAGGCGCGCGCCAAGCTCGCCGCCTTCACGCCCAAGATCGGCTACCCCGACAAATGGCGGGATTATTCGGCGCTGGTCGTCAAGCCCGGCGATCCGGTCGGCAATTCGCTGCGCGCGACCGAGTTCGAGTATCTCCGTCAGCTCGGCAAGATCGGCAAGCCGGTCGATCGTAGCGAGTGGGGCATGACTCCGCAGACGGTGAACGCCTACGCCAATCCCTTGCTCAACGAGATCGTGTTCCCGGCGGCGATCCTGCAGCCGCCCTTCTTCGATCCGAATGCGGACGACGCGGTCAATTACGGCGGCATCGGCGCGGTGATCGGCCACGAGATCACCCACCATTTCGACGATCAGGGCAGCAAGTTCGACGCCAAGGGCAATCTCGCCGAATGGTGGGCGCCGACGGACGTAGAGCGGTTCAAGGCGATGACCGCCAAGGTCGTCCAGCAATATGGCGAATATGAGCCGCTGCCCGGCAGCAAGGTCAATGGCGAGCTCACCCTCGGCGAGAACATGGCCGATCTCGCCGGCCTCAACATCGCCTATGATGCCTATCGCCTGAGCCTCAACGGCAAGGAGGCACCGGTGATCGACGGCTATACCGGCGACCAGCGCTTCTTCCTCGGCTTCGGCCAGGTCTGGCGGAACAAGTATCGCGATCCGCTGCTGCTCAACCTGCTGACCACCGATCCGCACTCGCCGGGCCACGTTCGCCCGAACGTCGTCCGCAACTTCGATCCGTGGTACAAGGCGTTCAAGGTTCAAGGCGGAAAGCTGTACCTGAAGCCTGAAGACCGTATCCGGATCTGGTAAGTCCGTGTCCCGGCCGCGGTCGCCCGATGGGTTGATCCCGGCGTCGGGGGTCCGATAGGGGAGAGGCCGGCGGCAGCTGCCGTCGGCCTTCCTCATTTCTCGTTCGATCGGAGTGCGCAAGCTGCCGAAGCGTAAAGTGTCCAAGCCGCGGCCCGCCGGCGTTTCGAAGCCGCTGGTCGGCGGCCTCGTCCTCGTCCTGCTTCTTCTCTGTCTCGTGCTGTGGGTGGCGACGCGGCCGGCACGACAGGAGGAAGCAAGTGGGGCCGACTCCGCTGTCGGTATCTCCAATCAGCAGATCGCCCGGATCGAGGAGCGCCAGCAGGCGGCGGATTCGGTGATCGATTATGCCCGGCTCGACCGCCGGCTGCAGGCGTTGATCGCCGAAGACCAGATGATCGGCATGGCGGTCGGCATCGTCGAGAACGGCCAGATCCGATTCCTCAAGGGCTATGGCGTCACCACCGCCGGCACCACCGATCCGGTCGGCGTCGGCACCCTGTTTCGCTGGGCGTCGGTGTCGAAGGGAGTCGCCGGCGACATGGTCTCGAAGCTTGCTGACGAGGGCAAATTGTCGGTCTACGAGCCGATCG
The nucleotide sequence above comes from Sphingosinicella sp. BN140058. Encoded proteins:
- a CDS encoding M13 family metallopeptidase, whose amino-acid sequence is MIKHMMLSGAALFALAGAAVPAAAQQAAAARGAPELGAWGFDLTGMDKSVNPGDSFYDYANGNWNRTTEIPADRSSWGGFGVLRDLSDQRTRDIVEAAAKTNAPAGSVQRKVGDLYASFMDEAAIEKAGLTPLKPFFAKIDAIATPSDLARAFGEANRMGISTPFSAGVEQDLKDNSQYGVYLGQGGLGLPDRDYYLDDTNPKFVETRAKYQTHVATMFRLAGIPDGEGKAKRIYDLEKKIAQTHWTRAESRQIDKLYNPVPTNGLGERMPGFDWAAYLKAASLDRLPQVIATQPSALTGEAKLVASEPLQTWKDYLTFRTLSAAAGMLPKAISDENFAFYGTTLSGTPKQKDRWKRGADVVNGAMGEAVGELYVAKYFTPAAKAKADELVRNLIRAMDARLEKLEWMAPETRAKARAKLAAFTPKIGYPDKWRDYSALVVKPGDPVGNSLRATEFEYLRQLGKIGKPVDRSEWGMTPQTVNAYANPLLNEIVFPAAILQPPFFDPNADDAVNYGGIGAVIGHEITHHFDDQGSKFDAKGNLAEWWAPTDVERFKAMTAKVVQQYGEYEPLPGSKVNGELTLGENMADLAGLNIAYDAYRLSLNGKEAPVIDGYTGDQRFFLGFGQVWRNKYRDPLLLNLLTTDPHSPGHVRPNVVRNFDPWYKAFKVQGGKLYLKPEDRIRIW